A single window of Drosophila suzukii chromosome 3, CBGP_Dsuzu_IsoJpt1.0, whole genome shotgun sequence DNA harbors:
- the LOC108006034 gene encoding uncharacterized protein isoform X1 gives MSSWVVSTTELYDCGANGPTSSTATSSRHTRLILLVWHNLTEKCQKFGSFLRRETNKPLPKELRRSLRLNKSARRKGYRSCESEADKRLMKERLNEPANISIRMGPAYDYRPLNF, from the exons ATGTCGTCGTGGGTTGTCTCCACCACTGAGCTGTACGATTGCGGTGCCAATGGGCCAACATCATCCACGGCCACATCCTCGCGGCATACGCGACTTATCCTGCTGGTGTGGCATAATCTCACCGAAAAGTGCCAGAAATTCGGTAGTTTTCTCAGACGCGAGACGAATAAACCACTTCCCAAAGAACTGAGGCGATCGTTACGTCTTAACAAATCGGCCAGGCGGAAAGGCTATCGGAGCTGCGAGAGCGAGGCAGATAAACG ACTGATGAAAGAGCGTTTAAACGAGCCCGCCAACATATCCATTCGCATGGGTCCTGCCTACGACTATAGACCATTGAATTTCTAA
- the LOC108006034 gene encoding uncharacterized protein isoform X2: MSSWVVSTTELYDCGANGPTSSTATSSRHTRLILLVWHNLTEKCQKFGSFLRRETNKPLPKELRRSLRLNKSARRKGYRSCESEADKRFDYVPTPAKYSGPL, from the exons ATGTCGTCGTGGGTTGTCTCCACCACTGAGCTGTACGATTGCGGTGCCAATGGGCCAACATCATCCACGGCCACATCCTCGCGGCATACGCGACTTATCCTGCTGGTGTGGCATAATCTCACCGAAAAGTGCCAGAAATTCGGTAGTTTTCTCAGACGCGAGACGAATAAACCACTTCCCAAAGAACTGAGGCGATCGTTACGTCTTAACAAATCGGCCAGGCGGAAAGGCTATCGGAGCTGCGAGAGCGAGGCAGATAAACG GTTCGACTATGTGCCGACACCTGCTAAGTACAGTGGACCTCTATAA